The DNA region tataaaagaagtAAAAGTTGAAACCCATAAAAATGTTCACTTAaaacaaaaccataaaaatggtttttttaaatagataatGCTGAACAAAAACTCCTTCACCTGGTTAtgcattttataaaaattttacaatttgttaTAATGCTTATGTAAATAGCATtgtataaaactttttttttttttttaattttataatctctctctctctctctctctctctctctctctctctctctctctctctcttaattattTAGTACGTTATATTGTAAAGGGTCTAGATAATGAGTGCCtttagagtatttattaatgaacaattttaaataagttttgatactttcatgagaaatataaaaaaattatccaaaaaaaaattccccaaaatttctaaaaatatttcataaaccaATGTCCTTTGACTTTTCCCTATTGTAAAATGAAGACTCAATGTAGAGTTTATTGTTTAGTGGTTatgtaaaagtaataaaaaaaaaaaagacttttttgtagaaaaaaaaaaagacttttcaTGATGCAAAATGAAAGAAGTCTcgtaaatttatgaaaattcttagaagttaatataatttttacacaAATAGCTAGCTCCTTcaaatttgagagagaattgtagcatttttttgtaaaatttgagTAGTAATAATAAGCTGAATATAGAGACTTTTTAAGAGTATCAGTTGTGAATTCTCTAATACAAGAGTATGATAGCTTTTGTATAAGATTAATacatctttctcttcttttgggtatcagttaactcaactgataaagtctctgatagttgaataaaagatttgggaTTCAATACTGgcttacactaaaaaccaactaatgtcttagtctgataataaagaactgTTATCAAGAGCAGACACCATAAGTTGGcgaaactttctcaaaaaaaaaaaaagtacacctTTCTCCATTGTACTAATCTCTCttcttgtaaaaataaaataaaataaaataaaaaaacttatctTCTTCATCCCtctgtactctctctctctctctctctctagaaaacTAGATGTAAATGCTCTAATTCAATAGTACGATAgtgtttatataatattaaaacaCCTTTTTATGTCATTCCTGtctctccaaaaaataaaaacccatctTTTGCAgctgtactctctctctctctctctctctctctctctctctctctctctatatatatatatatatatatatatatatataatcatagcTCTTGCATCTCTCTGTACTATGTATCTAtctcacactatatatatatatatatatatatatatatataggtccGATTAATGTGTGCTCTAAGGGCACAATAACCAttcatttttagaaacattttatgaaaaattaaaaaaactgtaaaaaatttcaattctccataaatttttttccaaaaatggtaTACTATTGTACCCTATAGGCACAAGTTAGtaaaatcctatatatatatatatatatataatcacagCTCTTGCATCTCTGTGTAATATGTATCTATCTCACACTCTTTTTTAACTCTTAAGGTACCTCTCACACTGGATCAAGTCGGCAGCGTGTGGGTATGGATGGGCATTGAGGGTGAGTGGTCAAAGTGGCGCAGTGGTCGAATAGGAATGAGCCCCAGTCATCTTCTcttgggaattttttttgatgatagGTTATGCTCTTAGGAATATTCATGcttaaaatatatgtaaaattatGCAAAAGCATTAGCACAAATGGCATATAATTgtgactcaaaaaataaaaaagcgaTATGGACATACCTGTAGTAATCACAATGTACAGTCAAATTTTCTGTTCAAAGAGTTTTATCTCAATGCACACATCCAAATGGTGAAAGGCTCAATCTAGACCATATATACATGTTAAACATGTACAAGTACAAGAAGGGGAAACTGATTCTTGATTTCCCTTCCTATAAACATTTCCAAGACATTTCAGAAGGGTAGCCTATATTTATCTATCCAAATGGACAAAAGCTGACTAAGATTGTTTGTTTCTGTATATATTACATCACTGCAAACCATAATTCTTGAATCCGAGCAGATAATGTTAGCATTGTGAAGGGTGAAACCATGAATGACGGGCAAAGGAAAACCTTGTACAAGGTGTGAGTTTGCATACGGCAAGAAAACCGTTTGAATAATTGTCCACATCACAGGCTGCAACAGAAGACGATATTGAAACTTTATATTAATAAAcatgcaaaataaaattttattttaagtaattacTATGTTTAAAAGTACCTGAACTAGATATAACCGCAAATTACCAATATTGCTCCACTTTAATGACATTGTGAAGTCATTTAATTTCACACTTCCAGTAAGGTTATTCCCTGCAACTTTAACTAAACCTGAGGCCCGAATTACCTGCACCAATAGAAAGCAATAGGGCAATTCTACTCATGaaaaatgaatattaaaaaataaagaaagagcaTCGCATTCTtcatatttacattttaaaacaccccccccccccccccccccccggcggcaaaaaaaaaaaagaaaggaggggAATGGGGTGGAGGCGAACATTTTTCAAATTGCACAAATTCAGAAAAGGAACTACAAAAAGATACAcatgaacaagaaaaaaaagccATATATTACAAACGTAACTTGCAATTTAACATGCATAAACTACGTGTCTCACAACAGTGTGCAAACCatataattgaaaaaactgaTAGCTTCAACTGATCATGTTTGACAGAAACCAACAGGTGCTCATTTCTATGTTGTAATTTTACACAGGACTTAGAAGTTACAGAGCAAAACTGGGATTAATCCAGTTTCCAAATGTACAAAGGTGAAAGAAGGATTGCATCTTGGCATGGTGCTCGTAAATGCCTGATTTCAGTGCGTCAAGGTTCTAtcattttgtcaaaaaagaaaaaaagggtaatGAACTAAGTTTATGGTGTCCACGCTTAGCAAGGGGCAATttcttcaatttaatttttcccaTAGGTGAATATGTGGAATGCTAATGACCACCTGCTACTTATATCTCATAAAATAGAAACACATTGCCTAAgatgaattataaaattttaattctgtTGATAACGTAATTTAAAGAGACATATGCAGATGTCCCTCAGCACTCCTCTCAGCTGTGCCCTTCATGTCAAAAACCAGTGCCAACCCCATGTCCATGACCAAATCAGCCACTTACTCTCATCACATTACCATTGATAATGATTATGCAAAATTCAAGCATTACAGGATGATGGAGACAAGAGAAGGATTTGAGAAATGATTAGCGTATCAATCAGCAACAAGATAGGAAAACAGAAGCAAATAAAAGAACATAATACAAAAACAGCGAAGACAAAGATCAAAATTGTTATTTCATCCATCAAAAAGCTTACCAATGAGATGCATGCAACCGGCACTACTTCACCTGCTTCCAAAACATCTATTACCAAGTCTACATTAATGGTTGCATCAATTTTGTTCTCTGCAATAATTACAACTGGAGGAGAAGATAAAGAAATATTCAAAGTCATATCATCATTGGGGTATTTCTTGTACAGTTGGGGAACAATGAATCTCCATCCGCCAGTGTTCAAAAGAGACTGATCCGGCAGTTTGTCCACAATCCATTGCATAAATGCTGCCTAAACAGAGAAAACATGTTTATTTAAGAACAGAATATAAATCAGGAACAACAACTATAAGTAATAGCAATATATTGCTGTTACAAAAGAGCACATGCTTACTCATTTCAACAATATAAGCAAGAATATTTAAAATGGATCATACAGAAACATAATCTTTGCAGAAGTTCCAGACTTACATTATAGTACAAAGCTGACGCAGAGTTAAAAACAGCCTCATCTAATGAAATTCCAACCATTTTAGATGAATCTGGGCAGAAAACTgatgtttttgaattttcatgatGGTATCCAAGGACtggatctctttttctttctgtgAACAACCCATTGATCTCAAATCCAACAGAAGCATTACTCAACAAAGGGTCATTTACAAAAGTTACATTCAGAGAAGCATTATCATCCACTGGGATTTCTTGTGGAAGAGCTTGCAGAAAGGTATCAAGCTTCAAAATCCCTTCTTTAAGTTTCTTAGTAATAGCACTTTCCACTGCAGACCCTATTTGCTCTTCAAAAGCATCAATCATCCTGCCAGATTACAAGAAAAGTGTTAAAGAACGGTGAGTAAGCAGACGACCCTCGTTTTTGTCTGAACTGTATGCAAAGCATATTCATCTGCAAAGTATGTACTGagttctttcattttttgtgaGTGAGTCACTCTGAGGGAAAAAAGGGCAGGTACGGGGGGAATCAAACTAGTGACCCCAGCTCAAGAGGCCAAAGGACAATTGGAATTTAAAGGAGTAATAACACCCACAATGCCGCCACAATAATAATGCACATCATacagagaaataaaataaaggaagggAAAAATAGCAATCTAAAATTGCTTGTATGGAGAAGCAAGGCACCCAGCATTACTTTAATTTTACCTACccatacaaaacaaaaagatttcttttttttttttggttgttgctAACAAGGGTGTCTAGAGCTACTCGAGCATCTGACTATTCTCCCAGAAATGTGTAGACTAGTCCTCCTGTCCTATACATGCCAAGTAATTACCCAGAGGAATCCCTTGGGGTTGAACCCAAGATGCTgtctaaaaaaatgaaaatatttaaaaccaCAGGAAATATAgatacaccaaaaaaaatatgatacaCCAATGCCTAATAAACAAATTGAGTTATAAGAGAAAATTCCATACCCTTGATAGAGCCAGGACGCTCCTCCATCCAATTTAATTGAAATATCTTTAACATAACAACCACAGTCCAAAAGGGAAAGCTTCAGAGTCCCTTCCTGGTTGCCCAAGCCTAAAGTAAGCCCCACTTCCAAGCCTTCAACCTTACCCAGAAGCAGCACCCATCAAATTCCCTTTTTTAATGGGCACATGAGAAATGAACAGATAAATACAAAAGGCAAACCAAACAGGCTAAGAGTCCTacgaagcactttttttttttgttttaatttcacAAACCAGTCCTAGATTAAGGAGGGTTGTGGTAGGTTGACTGTCAAACATGAACCCAAAGATAAACTCCCTAAGATAACCGAAttcagagaaaaagaaagaatctaCATCAATGTCAATATCTTTCAAATTCATAagacaaccattttttttataggtagatAGTGGGGAAAGGGGAGGTGGGGTTCTAACCACAGACATGGGGTGCCACAAAGGAGATCATTACTGCATGGAAAATTCACAGACAACTTTTATAACCCAAAATTCAAGGGGAAAACTTTCAAATTCATAGACATAAAGGGCATGTCCAATTACTCTAGGAACGACAAATCATCCTCAGATTCCAGGTAATTGGCACACAATAAAAAAGGTAACTACCTAATGCTGGTAAGTGGCATTATTGTCGTGACGATAACCAATTTGAAAGTTCCCAATAATTCCAACTATATAACACACAATAAAGAAACTAAGTTCCCTTCCAAGTACATTTAATGAATTAAACCATATGTCATGTTCTAAAAGATTTGCATGAAATTAACCCATCAGGAAAAAAAGATCTGATAAATCCAAGCCAActaataaacaagaaaaaaccaGCCAAACAACTACCATTTACCAAAACAGAAGCACAACCTACTGATAGAAATCATGCCGTAATTGAATATAGTCTCCCAAACAATTATGAATTTTCTAAGTTTAAGAGACCAGTCATGccaacattattaaaaaaaataataataataacactatGAAGCTGCCTAATTAACATTCAAACGCGCCTAACAAATGAAACCCAGATGCAAATCTCAATACTTGCATCAAATTTAGCTACAATTAAGTCCAACAATGAGAGCTACATCCGAACAAAAGTACCGTAAAGCCACCAAATTCCCATTCAAACTCACCCAATGAACAAATCTCAATTGCTCAAAGTCAAAACTCTAAAACTTGAGCAATACCTGAACAGAAGCAGACCCTCTATCCGAAATCTCAACCGGCACAAGCCACGTACTATAAGAATAATACCAATTCATACTCAAATTACAAGTAGCCCCTGACACAATAATCGAAACCCCCGCATCACCAAGCTTCGCATAAGACTCGGAAACATTGATTTGGTATATTGTAGTATCTGAAAGGACCATATCAACGCTACCCACAAATGGGATCTTTATAGATTTCTCAATCTTGGGCAGTTGGAGTGGGACTATTGAGGAAACGGCCTTTTCTATGAGCAAGTCTTTGACAAAATCAAGGCCTCGTTGGGATATGACTATGGAGGTGAAGGCTTCGTCGGTATTAGGTTGGAAATGGGATTGGGTTTGGGATTGTGTGGGAGTGGGAATGAAGAGAGAGGCTATGCCTATGAGCATGTAGAGAATACTAGCGGGTGCCATTGGTTTTTTCATGTTTGAGACTGAGACTGAGAGGTCTAACAATAACTGAtgtggatttgggtttttgtggGGTGATACTTGAGAGGAAGACTATTGATCAAAGTAGTTTAGGTGTGACAAGTAATCAGAAGATTCAATTCAAGACACCTTTTTTTAGTGTAGTACAAGTATCAAACTCCTTTTATCAAATGTCAGGAATgcccccatatatatatatatatatatatatatatatgtgtgtgtgtgtgtgtgtgtgtgtgtgtgtgttttttgtatataattatatgTTTTAGTACACTTTATTCATTCAAAATCACTCTATGCATTGGAAAGACGTGAGTTTTAAACCACAAACATATGCTATTCCATTGGACTGTTCAGTTTTAATCCTCTCCACCTTTCCTATCTGATTTTCGtgtagattattattattattatttttttttttttttgtagtggaaatgatagcattaaaaaaagaagagaatacAACAAGAGATCCTGCAGAAGCAGGATGTTACAATAAGGCAAAAAGTAacataagggaaaaaaaataaaatttagagcattcatatcagTATATATTGATGACGCGAAGAAAATTAATAAGCTGGAtgtttcggacttgaaaggactactaactgtcttgatggcctgaaaaatgaagaaaagcaatcaaaggtgaccggggtcgccgaccaagaaccctccgatggcaaagttaatttttctctcacaaattttggagttccaactttttaggatgtGTAAAAAAtgtacctttgtttggtctgaataagcatttatatagtgtcctaagaaTAGTTATTAGACTTgcaacctcccctggatttgagaaGGTAtgagggttcagggataacttcctcaactgtttaggagttacatttttctcacataacggtcactggaagttatgtgTGTGATATAGAGTTGTTGTACATACTCGGAAATTTTCCCAAGTGTCAAGGGCTCGTCTAGGGGTCCTCATCCAGAGGACCTCTGGACGAGCATATCTCGCTTCTAAGGGAGGTCAttcctttatggacgaccctCTTATGGACGAGGTTGATGGTTTCCTTGGACGGCACGGTGTGGTTTTGTAAAACTGACCACACAAAGCTTTGTCCAAGCACCTTCCTGCATGGACGAGCTTTTTATGGACAAGGTTCTCACAGCCTTTGCTTTCTTGGTCTAGctctggacgacctccatggacaATATTGGAGTTTGTACcccatcatatatataataaaaaaatgtattgaatCTACacaatttttcctaaaaaaaacttat from Castanea sativa cultivar Marrone di Chiusa Pesio chromosome 6, ASM4071231v1 includes:
- the LOC142641088 gene encoding putative BPI/LBP family protein At1g04970: MKKPMAPASILYMLIGIASLFIPTPTQSQTQSHFQPNTDEAFTSIVISQRGLDFVKDLLIEKAVSSIVPLQLPKIEKSIKIPFVGSVDMVLSDTTIYQINVSESYAKLGDAGVSIIVSGATCNLSMNWYYSYSTWLVPVEISDRGSASVQVEGLEVGLTLGLGNQEGTLKLSLLDCGCYVKDISIKLDGGASWLYQGMIDAFEEQIGSAVESAITKKLKEGILKLDTFLQALPQEIPVDDNASLNVTFVNDPLLSNASVGFEINGLFTERKRDPVLGYHHENSKTSVFCPDSSKMVGISLDEAVFNSASALYYNAAFMQWIVDKLPDQSLLNTGGWRFIVPQLYKKYPNDDMTLNISLSSPPVVIIAENKIDATINVDLVIDVLEAGEVVPVACISLVIRASGLVKVAGNNLTGSVKLNDFTMSLKWSNIGNLRLYLVQPVMWTIIQTVFLPYANSHLVQGFPLPVIHGFTLHNANIICSDSRIMVCSDVIYTETNNLSQLLSIWIDKYRLPF